The proteins below come from a single Chelmon rostratus isolate fCheRos1 chromosome 10, fCheRos1.pri, whole genome shotgun sequence genomic window:
- the LOC121613048 gene encoding polymeric immunoglobulin receptor-like → MNIHLAVFLCFSSGALCAIPTFTKTEGDTFSFGCSFNSLQGKKFLSKKERRNEDVLIETSGVSAQSGRYGIRYDTQFNIFYVSISQLSRSDSGRYRCGLGNASLSTSHRQFELRVTDAMCDGNLTLASPGITVCAEPEGGSIRVRCSLSSADLFDLFFCKDGCKKRDVLIETSGFRAQRGRYRIEYERNGVFHVTIANLTRSDSGLFRCGVNVPSSPNPCQAVEIRVSEAPTTSEPNSALLNSTSASAYEPTTHSFTSSSGSCTPATAFPPITTQSTAAVPNIILKQRDEERRAKGFIVPLVSCLAVFVVLLVVMLLVLYRKMRKRDSYGASNPTDPPSSEYIECATF, encoded by the exons ATGAACATCCACCTTGCTGtgttcctctgcttctcctcag gAGCTCTGTGCGCCATCCCCACCTTCACAAAAACTGAGGGAGACACTTTCTCCTTTGGCTGCTCCTTTAATTCACTTCAAGGCAAAAAGTTCCTCTCAAAGAAAGAGCGGAGGAACGAAGATGTCCTCATCGAAACCAGCGGCGTCAGCGCTCAGAGCGGCAGATACGGCATCAGATACGACACCCAGTTCAACATCTTCTACGTGAGCATTTCACAGCTGAGCAGGTCTGACTCAGGACGGTACAGGTGTGGCCTGGGCAACGCTTCACTTTCAACATCCCACCGCCAGTTTGAGCTCAGAGTTACAGACG CGATGTGTGACGGGAACCTGACTCTCGCCAGTCCGGGAATCACCGTTTGTGCCGAACCTGAAGGTGGAAGCATCCGAGTTAGATGCTCTTTATCTTCGGCGGATCTCTTCGACTTGTTCTTCTGTAAGGACGGATGTAAAAAACGAGACGTTCTCATCGAAACCAGCGGCTTCAGAGCTCAGAGAGGCAGGTACAGGATCGAGTACGAGAGGAACGGAGTGTTTCATGTGACCATCGCGAACCTGACCAGGTCTGACTCGGGCCTGTTCAGGTGTGGAGTCAACGTGCCTTCTTCACCCAACCCATGCCAGGCGGTGGAGATCAGAGTGTCAGAGG CTCCAACAACTTCAGAACCCAACTCTGCTCTCCTGAATTCAACATCAGCCTCAGCCTATGAACCAACAACACACAGTTTCACGTCCAGTTCAGGAAGCTGCACACCTGCCACAGCTTTCCCACCAATCACCACTCAGTCCACAGCCGCAG tTCCAAACATCATCCTGAAGCAGAGGGATGAAGAAAGGAGAGCTAAAG GTTTCATCGTTCCACTGGTTTCATGTCTGGCTGtctttgttgtgctgctggttgtgatgctgctggtcctgtacagaaagatgagaaaaaggGACTCTTATG gaGCGTCAAACCCCACAGATCCCCCCAGCAGTGAATACATAGAG TGTGCCACATTTTGA